In Amycolatopsis coloradensis, one genomic interval encodes:
- the pip gene encoding prolyl aminopeptidase, whose amino-acid sequence MYPEIEPYASGHLDTGDGNLVYWEECGNPGGKPVVFLHGGPGGGCSPSHRRLFDPSAYRIVLFDQRGCGRSLPHASVSGDLSSNTTWHLVDDMERLRESLGISRWQVFGGSWGSTLALAYAEKHPERVSELVLRGVFTLRSSEVDWYYRGGAANVFPDLWEQFTAPIAGLDGDPVELYAKLLADPDPAVHGPAAVAWSTWEGATGTLLPRPELVADFAVPEYALAFARIENHYFVHNGWLEEGQLIRDAAALKDIPGVIVQGRYDLATPAVSAWDLHKAWPESELVIVPDAGHVYDEPGILAALLAATDRFRAQP is encoded by the coding sequence ATGTACCCGGAGATCGAGCCCTACGCGTCAGGCCACCTGGACACCGGTGACGGCAACCTCGTGTACTGGGAGGAATGCGGGAACCCCGGCGGCAAGCCCGTGGTGTTCCTGCACGGCGGGCCCGGTGGCGGCTGCTCACCGTCGCACCGCCGGCTGTTCGACCCGTCCGCCTATCGGATCGTCCTGTTCGACCAGCGCGGGTGCGGGCGGTCGCTGCCGCACGCTTCGGTGTCCGGTGATCTTTCGTCGAACACGACCTGGCATCTCGTCGACGACATGGAACGCTTGCGGGAGTCGCTGGGCATCTCGCGGTGGCAGGTGTTCGGCGGATCCTGGGGGTCGACGCTGGCGTTGGCGTACGCCGAGAAGCACCCGGAACGCGTGTCGGAGCTGGTGCTGCGCGGGGTGTTCACGCTGCGTTCGTCCGAAGTGGACTGGTACTACCGGGGTGGCGCGGCGAACGTCTTCCCGGACCTGTGGGAGCAGTTCACGGCGCCGATCGCCGGGCTCGACGGCGATCCCGTCGAGCTGTACGCGAAGCTGCTCGCCGACCCCGATCCCGCGGTGCACGGGCCCGCCGCCGTCGCGTGGAGCACCTGGGAGGGCGCGACGGGGACGCTGCTCCCCCGCCCCGAACTGGTGGCGGATTTCGCCGTGCCGGAGTACGCGCTGGCGTTCGCGCGCATCGAGAACCACTATTTCGTGCACAACGGGTGGCTCGAGGAGGGGCAGCTGATCCGAGACGCCGCCGCGTTGAAGGACATTCCCGGCGTGATCGTGCAAGGAAGGTACGACCTCGCCACGCCCGCGGTTTCCGCGTGGGACCTGCACAAGGCGTGGCCGGAGTCGGAACTGGTGATCGTGCCGGACGCCGGGCACGTGTACGACGAGCCCGGCATCCTGGCCGCGTTGCTGGCGGCGACGGACCGGTTCCGCGCTCAGCCCTAG